ACGCGAGGGCGGCGAGCAGCCGTCCCAGCGGGACTGACCGCACCGGTGTCGGGCAAGGCCGGGCCCTCGGACGGGGCTCCCCTCGACGGCGACCGCGCGGCCCATGGCAATGCGGTTGCCGAGGGCGTCGCCACGGCGATTTCGTGGTTGACCATCGTGCCCATGCGCGGCGCGGCGGTGTTCGACCGCATCACGGGGCGCCGCGCGCTGGCCGCCGCGCCGGTGGCCGGGCTCGTGCCGGGGCTCGGCGCCGTCGCCGTGGCGTTCGCGGTCACCGGCCTGGCGTGGCTGTTCGGGGGCGCCGCGGCCGGGTGGTTGCCGACCTGGGCCGGGGGGCTTGACGACGCCCACGGTGCCGCCGGTTCGTCCTCGATCTTCGGGCCCGCCGGGGATCCCGCAGGGGCGGTGGGCTTCGGCGCGGACGGCGGAGCGATGTCGGGCGCTGCTGCCGCGGCGGCTGCGGCGGCGACGTCCCCGCTGGTGGCGGTGTTGGCCGGCGTGCTGATGGTGTGCGCCGCGGAATTGCTGACCCGCGCCATGCACGTCGACGGGCTCGCCGACGTCGCCGATGCGCTGGGGTCCTACCGCGATCCGGAGGGTGCGCGGGAGATTCTGCGTTCCTCCGACACCGGGCCGATGGGAGCGGCGGCGGTGACATTGACGTTGGTGGCGCAGGCGGCGGCGTTCGCGGTGTTGGCCCATGGATTCGCCGCGGCGGTGTTCCCCGCTCCGTGGGTACTCGGAGCGGACGTCGATCCGGTTGGCGTCGTTGCGGCGGCCGTGATCATCGTGCTGCCGTTCATCGTCGGCCGCGCGGCGGCGACGGCCGCGTGCCACCGATCACTGCCGCCGATGTCGCAGACCGGGTTCGGGAGTCTCGTCGCCGGGACCCAGCCAACGTGGGCGGTCGCGGCGTGGTGGGTGCCGTTGACCGTCGTTTCAGGGGTGTTCGCGGGAGTGGCGGGCGTGATCGCGTGCGCGGCTGCCCTGGTCTTCACGATCGGATTCGGCCGGGTGGCGGTGCGGCGCCTCGGCGGCGTCAACGGCGATGTGCTGGGCGCGACGGTGCAGGTGTCCACGCTGATCGCCGCGGTATTCCTCGCGTTGGGCTGATGCGCCCCCAACCTCCGGCACCGCGTCGAACCCCGCCCCCTTCCTCCGGCGCCTCGCCTGTCCCTTGGCCGTCGACCGACTCCGGGCCCACCAGATGCCGCCGGAGGATCCTGCTTCATCCCACCTTCCGACCCTGCGCCGATCCCGCCGCGACCAGCAGCTTCGCGCGGAGTCGGGGGTGCCTTCTCCCCCGTTTCCACCGCAAAACGGCGAAAAGAAAAATTGACCATTGACGTAATCGGAATGGTGCGCTTAGACTGAGGGCACACCGCCGGAGAGGCGGAGTAGGAGGCTCGTTTCGGGGCTCGCCCAATTTAAATTCGCGCCGTCCGTTTGCCGGGGCGCCACACACGAGCACACCTTCGACCTCCGGGTTTTACGGAATGCGCCTTGCGGAATGACTGCCGCGGGGCGCATTTTCGTTTGCCTTTATTGCGCCACTCATACGAGGGTCGAATTCAATTCCACATTTCCACTTTTCATTCAGTGGAATTGTCGAAGAAACTAAGCGCGGGCTAATCTCCAACTCAGGAACATGCGCCCCGCCGGCACATCTCCCGCGCCCTCCCGTCACGGCCACCGCACGGTCGCCATCCCCCACTCGAGCCCCACGTCCCAACCGCGTGGACCGCCTCGGCTGCGGGACCACATCTCGACTGCCTCGGCTGCACCCCGCCAAGACCGCCAGATGCGCCAGCTGCGTGCAAGTACGCCCGTTGCAACGGGCGCATCTGCACGCAGCTGGCGCATCTACGAGATGGGACGCTGGAACTGACGCAACTATGGGGTGGACGGCCGGAACTGGCGCAACTGTGGCGCGAACGGAGACCCACCGACCGCATCTACGAGGTGGCCGGCTGGAACTGGCGCAACTATGGGGTGGGCGGCTGGAACTGGCGCACCTGCAAGGTGGCCGGCGAAACTCCCGCGCTACTCCCCCGTCGCCTCGACCATGGTGCGCACCCAGCCGTGCTCGTCGGCGACGGCACCGCGCTGGATGCCGGTGAGGCGCTCGCGAAGCTTCATGGTCCACTCGCCGATCTCGCCGTCGTTGATCTTGAACGACCCGTCGCGCGAGGCGACCTCGCCGACAGGGGTGATCACGGCAGCGGTGCCGCAGGCGAAGGTCTCGGTCATTTTGCCGCTGGCGGAGTCGTTTTCCCAGTCGGCGGTGGAGATGCGGCGTTCCTCGACGGTCATGCCCATGTCGCGGGCGACGGTGAGCAGCGAGTCGCGGGTGATGCCGGGCAGCAGGGAGCCGGACAGCGCCGGGGTGACCAGCTTGACGCCGGCTTCGGCCTCGTTGTCCTCGTAGATGAAGGCGAGGTTCATGCCGCCCATTTCCTCGATCCAGGTGTGCTCGATGGCGTCGAGCCACACGACCTGGTCGCATCCCTTCTCCTCGGCCTGGGCCTGGGCGGCCAGCGAGGCGGCGTAGTTGCCGGCGAATTTGGCGTCGCCGGTGCCGCCGGGGCAGGCGCGGACGTATTCGTGCGACAGCCAGACCTTCACGGGGTTGATGCCGCGGGAGAAGTACGCGCCGGCGGGCGAGGCGATGAGCAGGAAGATGTAGGACGTCGACGGGTGCACGCCGAGGGTGGTTTCGTTGGCGATGAGCATCGGCCGCAGGTACAGCGCTTCTTCGCCGCCGGCTTCGGGGACCCAGTCGCGGTCGACGTCGAGGAGCAGGCGGACGGCTTCGAGGAACATTTCCTCGGGCAGTTCGGGCATGGCCATGCGGACGGCGGAGCGCTGGAGTCGGCGGGCGTTCTGCTCGGGGCGGAACGTGACGATCGACCCGTCGGCGTGCCGGTATGCCTTGAGCCCCTCGAAGATCGCCTGGCCGTAGTGCAGCACCGACGAGGCGGGGTCCATGGTCAGCGGGCCGTAGGGCTCGACGCGGGCGGAGTGCCAGCCACGGTCGACGTCGTAGTCGATGCGGACCATGTGGTCGGTGAAGTGCTGGCCGAACCCGGGGTTGGCCAGGATGCGGGCGCGCTCCTCGTCGGAGCGGGGATCCTCGTTGCGAACGATGTCGAAAGTCGTGGCTGCCATGGCGTACATCGTAGACGCGCGGCGGCGGGAGGGTTGCCGGGCCCCGGCGCGTGATCCGGTTGCGGCGGTACGGTTGGGGGCGATTCACCGGGATCGGCGGGTTGCTTTGCGACGCCGCCGGTCCCCCGATCCAATCGACCCGATTAGAGGAGCGTTCGCATGACCGATTCCCGCACCAATGGTTTCGCCACCCCCAATTCCGAAGTGCTGGGGCAGCTGCTCCCGGCGACGGGCACGCGCATTTCGATCGAGGCCGGCGATGGCCGTGACCTCGCGGATCTTGGCGCGGATTGTCTGCTCGTGGCGCTGCTCGACGGCGATGATCTGGAGCTGGTCGCGTCGTCCGTCCTGGGCGACGCCGCCGCGGGCGTGCTGGCGCAGCTGGAGGCCGTGGGCGCGTCGGCGAAGTTGGAGAAGGTCACCCGCATTCCGGCGCCGGAGGGCCTGGGCGTCGCGTCGATCGCGGCGGTCGGCCTGGGCGACGGCGACCCGGATTCGGAGACCATCCGCCGTGCCTCGGGTGCCGCGGCGCGTGCGCTGGGTTCGGCCGATCACGTGGTGTCGGCGCTCGGCGAGCTCGACGCCGCCGCTGCCGCCGAGGGCTTCGGCATGGGCGCGTACTCCTACGGCGGGTTGAAGAAGAAGGGCTCCGACTCCGACTCCGACTCCGCCTCCGGTGCGGCCGCTTCCGGTTCCGACGCCGATGATGCGGGCGCCGGGGCGTCGGAAAGCAAGGATCGCAGGGTCACCGTGCTCGGCGCCTCCGAGGCCGAGGTGGAGCGCGCGGCGGCCGTCGTCGACGCGGTGGCCACGGCGCGGGACTTCGTCAACACCGCGTCGTCGCACCTGTACCCGGAGGTGTTCGCGGACGCCGCGGCGAAGCTGGGCGAGGCCGCGGGCCTCGAGGTCGAGGTGCTCGACGACGACGCGCTGGCGGCCGGCGGCTTCGGCGGCCTCACCGCGGTCGGCGGCGGTTCCGTGCGCGGCCCGCGCCTGGTGCGCATGACGTGGAACGGCGGCGACGGCGCCGCCGACGGTGCCGCGAAGGTCGCGCTGGTGGGCAAGGGCGTCACGTTCGACACCGGCGGCATCTCGCTGAAGCCGGGCGCCAACATGGAGAACATGATCTCCGACATGGGCGGCGCGGCGGCGGTCATCGCCACCGTGGTCCTCGCGGCGCGTCTGGGCCTGAACGTCCCCGTCACCGCGACCATCCCGATGGCCGAGAACATGCCCGGCGGCCGCGCCTACCGCCCCGGCGACGTGATCACTCAGTACGGCGGCAAGACCATCGAGATCCTCAACACCGACGCCGAGGGCCGCCTGATCCTCGCCGACGCCATCGTCCGCGCCTGCGAGGACGGTCCGACCCACCTCATCGACACCGCGACGCTCACCGGCGCGCAGCTCGTCGCCCTCGGCGGCCGCACGCCGGGCGTGCTGGGCACCGACGACTTCCGCGACCGCGTCGCCGAACTGTCCCGCGAGGCCGGCGAGGGCGGCTGGGCCATGCCCATCCCCGAGGAACTCGCCAAGGGCCTGAAGTCCCCCGTCGCCGACCTGCGCAACGTGTCCAACTCCCGCGAGGGCGGCATGAGCGTCGCCGCCGCGTACCTGCGCGAGTTCGTCGCCGACGACGTCGAGTGGGTCCACATCGACGTCGCCGGCCCGGCGTTCAACACCAATTCGCCGTGGGGCTACACGCCCAAGCGCGCGACCGGCGTTCCCGTGCGCACCATGCTCGCCGCGCTGGAGGACCTCGCCGGCGAGTAGAGGATGCAGCGACCCGGGACGGCCGACCGGAGATTGGCGGTCTCGGCGCCCCGGGTCATCGGACGGTCCGGCGACGGCTGCGACGGTTCCGGAAGCCCCGGCCGAATCCCACGACTCGGCCGGATGCGGGACACGTGGGCGTCGCAAAGCAACGCCTCCCCGCACCGCCGACACCCCGTCCGGCTCACTCCGTTCGCCCCCGAACACGCCCGACGCACCGCACCCCGGCGCGTCGGGCGTACCGCGTAAGCGGGAGCCTTTGCGAAACGGTACCCTTGTTCGTGATCACCAACTATTGAGCGATTGTCGAGGAGAGCACACATGGCGACCTCTGTTGAGATGCCCGAACTGGGCGAATCCGTCACCGAGGGCACGATTACCACCTGGCTGAAGAAGGTCGGCGACACCGTCGAGGTCGACGAGCCCTTGCTGGAGGTCTCCACCGACAAGGTGGACACGGAGATTCCGTCGCCCGTCGCCGGCGTGCTGCTCGAGATCCTCGCCGACGAGGACGACACCGTCGACGTGGGCGCCGTCATCGCCAAGATCGGCGACGAGGGCGAGGCGGACGACGCCGGTTCGGACGACTCCGCGGACGACGCCGACGAGCCCGCCGACGAGGCCACGTCCGACGACGCCGAGGAGAAGGACGAGAAGCCGAAGAAGAAGTCCGGCGGATCCGGCGGCGGCAAGGCCACCGACGTCGAGATGCCCGAGCTCGGCGAGTCCGTCACCGAAGGCACCATCACCACCTGGCTGAAGGAGGTCGGCGACACCGTCGAGGTCGACGAGCCGCTGCTCGAGGTATCCACCGACAAGGTCGACACCGAAATCCCGTCGCCCGTCGCCGGCACCCTCGTCGAGGTCCTCGCCGAGGTCGACGAAACCGTCGACGTCGGCGCCGTCATCGCGCGCATCGGCGACGCCGACGCCGCCGGCTCCGACGACGCCGCGGACGACGAGGACGAGGACGTCCCGTCGGAGGAGGCCATCGAGGAAGCCGAGTCGAAGGACGAGAACGAGACCGTCGACGAGGCCGATGAGGCCGGAGAGAAGGACGAGAAGCCGAAGAAGTCCGGCGGTTCCGGCGGCGGCAAGGCGTCCGACGTCGAGATGCCGGAGCTCGGCGAGTCCGTCACCGAGGGCACCATCACCGCGTGGCTGAAGGAGGTCGGCGACACCGTCGACGTCGACGAGCCGCTGCTGGAGGTCTCCACCGACAAGGTCGACACCGAAATCCCGTCGCCCGTCGCCGGCACCCTGATCGAGGTCCTCTTCGACGTCGACGACACCGTCGACGTGGGTGCCGTCATCGCGCGAGTCGGCGATGCCGACGCCGCCGGCGGCGACACCGAGGTCGAGGCCGCCAAGGCCGAAGCCGAGAAGAAGGCCGAGCCGGAGAAGGACGAGGAGCCCAAGAAGCCCGAGCCCAAGAAGGAAGAGAAGAAGGCCGAGCCGAAGAAGGAGGAGAAGGCCGAGAAGGCCGCTCCGAAGCAGGAGAAGAAGGCCGAGCCGAAGAAGGAGTCCAAGCAGGACACCTCCGGCAACGCCGACGTCCCCTACGTCACTCCCCTCGTGCGCAAGCTCGCCGACAAGCACGGCGTCGACCTGACCAAGGTCGAGGGCTCCGGCATCGGCGGACGCATCCGCAAGCAGGACGTGCTCAAGGCCGCCGAGGGCGGCACCGAGGCGTCGAAGGGCGACGAGGCCGCCTCCTCCAACTGGTCCACGAAGGGCGTCCGCCCCGAGCTGGCCGACCTGCGCGGCACCACCAAGCGCGTCAACCGCATCCGCGAAATCACCGCGGCCAAGACCCTCGAGTCCCTGCGGGAGTCCGCGCAGCTCACCCAGCTGCACGAGGTCGACATGACCGAGGTGTGGGAGCTGCGCGCCGAGAAGAAGGCCGCGTTCGAGGAGAAGCACGGCGTGAAGCTCACCTTCCTGCCGTTCTTCGCCAAGGCGATGGTCGAGGCCCTGGTCTCGCACCCGAACGTCAACGCCTCGTGGGACGACTCCAAGAAGGAGATCACCTACCACGAGAAGGTGAACCTCGGCATCGCCGTCGACACCGAGCGCGGGCTGCTCTCCCCGGTCATCCACGACGCCCAGGACATGTCGCTGCCCGAGCTGGCCGCCGCGATCGTCGACATCGCCGACCGCGCGCGCAACAACAAGCTCAAGCCGTCCGACCTGTCCGGCGGCACGTTCACCATCACCAACATCGGTTCGGAGGGCGCGCTTTCCGACACCCCGATCCTCGTCCCGCCGCAGGGCGCGATGGTCGGCACCGGCGTGATCAAGAAGCGCCCGGTCGTGGTGACGGAGAACGGCAGCGACGCGATCGGCATCCGCGCCATGGCGTACCTGCCGATGACCTACGACCACCGCCTCATCGACGGCGCCGACGCCGGCCGCTTCATGACGACCGTCGTCGACCGCCTGCAGGTCGCCAACTTCGAGAGCGACCTGGAGCTCTAAACCGGTACGGGAGCTCTGAGTTCGCTCGGGAGCTCGACGTCGACACAGGCTCGGGAACTCTGAGCCGACTCGAGTCCTCCACACCGGCTGAACCGAGCCAGGGACCGTGACCCGGTCATCTGCCCGAAAGGGCGGGTGGCCGGGTTTCGGCGTTTGCGGCAGAAAGTTGGCACGGAGCGGCATCGAGCACCACTCTCCCTCCCTCCCCCACACACAGATGCGCCAGTTGCAGGCAGATACACCCGATGCAACGGGCGCATCTGCCTGGAGCTGGCGCATCTGCCGTGGGTTGGGGCGGGGCCGGGGCTGGGCGCCGAGAAGCGGAGCGGCAGCTGCCTCGGGAACGGCGGGCGGGGTGGGCGCCGGGACGTCGTAAAGCGGAGCGGGGCTAGACTGCTTCGCATGACGAACACGGTCAGCACCCAGGACCACCAGCACACCGCCGCGACCCCGCCGGAACCCACGACGCACCCGGCCGATTCGATCCGGGCGAGCGCCGAGCCGATCGAGATCGTTGATCTGGGCACCGTCGACTACGTGGACACGTGGCGCAGGCAGGCCGACGCCGCCGCCGCCCGCGCCGCCGGCGAAACCCGCGACCAGCTGTGGTCGCTGGAGCACCCGAGCACGTACACCGCCGGCAAGCGCACGCAGCCGGAGGACCGCCCGGACAACGGGCTGCCGGTCGTCGACGTCGACCGCGGCGGCCGCATCACGTGGCATGGGCTGGGGCAGCTGGTGTGCTATCCGATCGTGAAGCTGGCCGAGCCGATGGACGTCGTCGATTACGTGCGCCGCATCGAGGAGGCCGTCATCCACGTCGTCCGCGGGCTGGGGCTTGACGACGCCGGCCGCGTCGAGGGCCGCTCGGGTGTGTGGCTGCCGGCGGGGGTCGTCCGCGGGGAGCTGAAGCCGTCGCGGAAGGTCGCGGCGATCGGCATCCGCGTGACGCATGGGGTGACCATGCACGGCGTGGCGCTCAATTGCGACAACACCCTGGACTACTACGGGCACATCGTGCCGTGCGGCATCGCCGACGCCGG
This genomic stretch from Corynebacterium hansenii harbors:
- a CDS encoding adenosylcobinamide-GDP ribazoletransferase; the encoded protein is MSGKAGPSDGAPLDGDRAAHGNAVAEGVATAISWLTIVPMRGAAVFDRITGRRALAAAPVAGLVPGLGAVAVAFAVTGLAWLFGGAAAGWLPTWAGGLDDAHGAAGSSSIFGPAGDPAGAVGFGADGGAMSGAAAAAAAAATSPLVAVLAGVLMVCAAELLTRAMHVDGLADVADALGSYRDPEGAREILRSSDTGPMGAAAVTLTLVAQAAAFAVLAHGFAAAVFPAPWVLGADVDPVGVVAAAVIIVLPFIVGRAAATAACHRSLPPMSQTGFGSLVAGTQPTWAVAAWWVPLTVVSGVFAGVAGVIACAAALVFTIGFGRVAVRRLGGVNGDVLGATVQVSTLIAAVFLALG
- a CDS encoding branched-chain amino acid aminotransferase, with the protein product MAATTFDIVRNEDPRSDEERARILANPGFGQHFTDHMVRIDYDVDRGWHSARVEPYGPLTMDPASSVLHYGQAIFEGLKAYRHADGSIVTFRPEQNARRLQRSAVRMAMPELPEEMFLEAVRLLLDVDRDWVPEAGGEEALYLRPMLIANETTLGVHPSTSYIFLLIASPAGAYFSRGINPVKVWLSHEYVRACPGGTGDAKFAGNYAASLAAQAQAEEKGCDQVVWLDAIEHTWIEEMGGMNLAFIYEDNEAEAGVKLVTPALSGSLLPGITRDSLLTVARDMGMTVEERRISTADWENDSASGKMTETFACGTAAVITPVGEVASRDGSFKINDGEIGEWTMKLRERLTGIQRGAVADEHGWVRTMVEATGE
- a CDS encoding leucyl aminopeptidase, producing MTDSRTNGFATPNSEVLGQLLPATGTRISIEAGDGRDLADLGADCLLVALLDGDDLELVASSVLGDAAAGVLAQLEAVGASAKLEKVTRIPAPEGLGVASIAAVGLGDGDPDSETIRRASGAAARALGSADHVVSALGELDAAAAAEGFGMGAYSYGGLKKKGSDSDSDSASGAAASGSDADDAGAGASESKDRRVTVLGASEAEVERAAAVVDAVATARDFVNTASSHLYPEVFADAAAKLGEAAGLEVEVLDDDALAAGGFGGLTAVGGGSVRGPRLVRMTWNGGDGAADGAAKVALVGKGVTFDTGGISLKPGANMENMISDMGGAAAVIATVVLAARLGLNVPVTATIPMAENMPGGRAYRPGDVITQYGGKTIEILNTDAEGRLILADAIVRACEDGPTHLIDTATLTGAQLVALGGRTPGVLGTDDFRDRVAELSREAGEGGWAMPIPEELAKGLKSPVADLRNVSNSREGGMSVAAAYLREFVADDVEWVHIDVAGPAFNTNSPWGYTPKRATGVPVRTMLAALEDLAGE
- the sucB gene encoding 2-oxoglutarate dehydrogenase, E2 component, dihydrolipoamide succinyltransferase, with product MATSVEMPELGESVTEGTITTWLKKVGDTVEVDEPLLEVSTDKVDTEIPSPVAGVLLEILADEDDTVDVGAVIAKIGDEGEADDAGSDDSADDADEPADEATSDDAEEKDEKPKKKSGGSGGGKATDVEMPELGESVTEGTITTWLKEVGDTVEVDEPLLEVSTDKVDTEIPSPVAGTLVEVLAEVDETVDVGAVIARIGDADAAGSDDAADDEDEDVPSEEAIEEAESKDENETVDEADEAGEKDEKPKKSGGSGGGKASDVEMPELGESVTEGTITAWLKEVGDTVDVDEPLLEVSTDKVDTEIPSPVAGTLIEVLFDVDDTVDVGAVIARVGDADAAGGDTEVEAAKAEAEKKAEPEKDEEPKKPEPKKEEKKAEPKKEEKAEKAAPKQEKKAEPKKESKQDTSGNADVPYVTPLVRKLADKHGVDLTKVEGSGIGGRIRKQDVLKAAEGGTEASKGDEAASSNWSTKGVRPELADLRGTTKRVNRIREITAAKTLESLRESAQLTQLHEVDMTEVWELRAEKKAAFEEKHGVKLTFLPFFAKAMVEALVSHPNVNASWDDSKKEITYHEKVNLGIAVDTERGLLSPVIHDAQDMSLPELAAAIVDIADRARNNKLKPSDLSGGTFTITNIGSEGALSDTPILVPPQGAMVGTGVIKKRPVVVTENGSDAIGIRAMAYLPMTYDHRLIDGADAGRFMTTVVDRLQVANFESDLEL
- the lipB gene encoding lipoyl(octanoyl) transferase LipB; amino-acid sequence: MTNTVSTQDHQHTAATPPEPTTHPADSIRASAEPIEIVDLGTVDYVDTWRRQADAAAARAAGETRDQLWSLEHPSTYTAGKRTQPEDRPDNGLPVVDVDRGGRITWHGLGQLVCYPIVKLAEPMDVVDYVRRIEEAVIHVVRGLGLDDAGRVEGRSGVWLPAGVVRGELKPSRKVAAIGIRVTHGVTMHGVALNCDNTLDYYGHIVPCGIADAGVTTLSEELGRDVTVADLREPLTSAIAAALDGDLRVEDHDL